In Panacibacter ginsenosidivorans, the following proteins share a genomic window:
- a CDS encoding efflux RND transporter permease subunit, with protein sequence MKITDFAVKNYQFTLIVFVMLIAIGLNSFFNMPRGEDPDFQAPQFNVVVVYPGTSPRDMEQLVVDPIEKKINELDDIKRIRSQMNDGLAVITVEFKYETAPDKKYQDMVREMDAIRPDLPADIFDIDVMKFSPSDVNIIQVALMSETTPYKDLEEWSKKLKERLEKIKSLKNVDNWAFPQQQVRISLNLDKMSQQKIPLNKVIGAIQSENVNIPGGSIDIGTRKYNIKTSGDYKSLDEINNTIVSSVNGKSVYVKDIADVSFDYEEQNYIGRLNGHRGVFVTASRKMGTNIFDVEKEMKPVLDQFQKELPKSIKYDQSFDNAASVHTRLNHFSNDFAIAIFLVLLTLLPLGFRAGLVVMISIPLSLAIGLFILDSFGFTINQLSIVGFVVALGLLVDDSIVVVENIERYLRNGYSKREAAMAATKQIGLAVLGCTATLIFAFLPLLFLPEGAGDFIRSLPAAVVATVLASLFVSLTIIPFLSSRILSNHENPEGNLFLRGLKRLISGSYKRLLHRALAKPYITLLIALAIFVGAIALVPVVGFSVFPASEKPMFMINIETPLGTNLSTTDSVAHYVESNIKSIPDLKNYATNVGHGNPRIYYNVVPVGNADNKAQIFVQLKETPPEDKRKLIDQLRTKFKDYPNAKIEVKDFEQGPPVEAPIAIRLFSENLDTLRALSFRVEDILKKTEGTMYVNNDLTTLKTDIKVKVNKDKAAMLGIAVSEIDRTIRMAVTGLNIGTYREDDGDDHNINITLPHEDKQTFDVFKKIYVASYSGVLVPLNQIADIEFQTSPTNIKHYNKDRYTIVTSFVQSGYNTAKVTDVILQKLGAMQFPKDTHYVAAGDIEASQESFGGLGTIILITIFGLLGILILEFKTFKGTLIVLSVIPLGIIGAVAALLISGNTFSFVAVIGLIALIGIEVKNSILLVDYTDQLRRNGKSINESIEEAGETRFIPIILTTLTAIGGLIPLVLEHNPLYSPLALVIIGGLISSTLLTRVVTPVLYKLLAPKVIHDETKEKKIIVSPAIEYA encoded by the coding sequence ATGAAAATAACAGACTTCGCTGTAAAGAATTATCAGTTTACACTCATTGTGTTTGTAATGCTGATTGCAATTGGATTGAATTCTTTTTTCAATATGCCGCGTGGTGAAGACCCGGACTTCCAGGCGCCGCAATTCAATGTGGTGGTGGTTTACCCGGGAACGAGCCCTCGGGATATGGAGCAACTTGTTGTTGACCCTATCGAGAAAAAAATAAACGAGCTCGATGATATTAAACGAATAAGGTCGCAGATGAACGACGGACTTGCTGTGATAACTGTTGAGTTCAAATATGAAACCGCTCCTGATAAAAAATACCAGGACATGGTACGTGAAATGGATGCAATTCGTCCTGATCTTCCTGCAGATATTTTTGATATTGATGTAATGAAATTTAGTCCGAGTGATGTGAATATTATCCAGGTCGCGTTAATGAGTGAGACTACTCCATATAAAGATCTGGAAGAGTGGAGCAAGAAACTGAAAGAACGTTTGGAAAAAATAAAATCACTGAAGAACGTTGATAACTGGGCATTTCCACAGCAGCAGGTGCGCATATCACTGAACCTTGATAAGATGTCGCAACAAAAAATTCCATTAAATAAAGTGATTGGTGCCATCCAAAGTGAGAATGTAAATATCCCTGGTGGTAGTATCGATATAGGCACAAGAAAATACAATATAAAAACAAGTGGTGATTATAAAAGTCTTGATGAAATAAATAATACAATCGTTTCAAGTGTGAATGGGAAGTCTGTTTATGTAAAAGATATTGCTGATGTTTCGTTTGATTATGAAGAACAAAATTATATAGGAAGACTTAATGGGCATCGCGGTGTATTTGTAACTGCAAGTCGCAAGATGGGTACAAACATTTTTGATGTAGAGAAAGAAATGAAACCTGTGCTGGATCAGTTTCAAAAAGAATTACCAAAGAGCATAAAATATGATCAAAGTTTTGATAATGCAGCTAGCGTTCACACAAGATTAAATCACTTCAGTAATGATTTTGCCATCGCAATTTTTCTTGTGTTGCTAACACTGCTGCCACTTGGTTTTCGTGCAGGTTTAGTGGTAATGATCTCTATTCCTTTATCCCTTGCCATTGGCTTATTCATTCTGGATTCATTTGGCTTTACGATTAACCAATTAAGTATTGTTGGTTTTGTTGTGGCACTTGGGTTATTGGTTGATGATAGTATTGTAGTTGTAGAAAACATAGAACGTTACTTACGCAATGGTTACTCCAAACGCGAAGCTGCAATGGCTGCAACAAAACAAATTGGTTTGGCAGTATTGGGTTGTACTGCTACACTCATCTTTGCTTTTCTTCCATTATTATTTTTACCGGAAGGTGCAGGAGATTTTATAAGAAGTTTACCTGCTGCTGTTGTTGCAACAGTGCTTGCATCATTATTTGTGTCCCTGACCATTATTCCTTTTTTATCAAGCCGCATTCTCAGCAACCATGAAAATCCTGAAGGCAATTTATTCTTACGTGGTTTGAAAAGATTGATCAGCGGATCTTACAAAAGATTGTTGCATCGTGCCCTGGCAAAGCCTTATATAACATTGCTTATTGCATTGGCAATTTTTGTCGGAGCTATTGCATTAGTTCCCGTTGTAGGTTTTAGTGTGTTTCCTGCGTCAGAAAAACCAATGTTCATGATCAATATTGAAACACCATTGGGGACAAATCTATCCACAACAGACTCAGTTGCACACTATGTAGAGAGCAATATCAAAAGCATTCCTGATCTAAAGAATTATGCAACAAATGTTGGTCATGGTAATCCACGTATCTACTACAATGTTGTACCAGTTGGCAATGCAGATAACAAAGCGCAAATATTTGTACAACTAAAAGAAACACCCCCTGAAGATAAAAGAAAATTGATTGATCAGTTGCGTACCAAATTCAAAGATTATCCAAATGCAAAAATTGAAGTAAAAGATTTTGAGCAAGGTCCGCCGGTAGAAGCACCCATAGCAATTCGTTTGTTCAGCGAAAACCTTGATACATTAAGGGCTTTATCATTTCGTGTAGAAGATATTTTAAAGAAGACAGAAGGCACGATGTATGTGAACAATGATCTTACAACATTGAAAACAGACATAAAAGTAAAAGTAAATAAAGACAAAGCTGCAATGCTTGGCATTGCTGTCAGTGAGATCGACAGAACCATCCGCATGGCTGTAACAGGCTTAAACATTGGCACTTACAGGGAAGATGATGGTGATGATCATAATATCAACATCACATTGCCACATGAAGACAAACAAACTTTTGATGTGTTTAAAAAGATTTATGTTGCTTCTTACAGTGGAGTACTCGTTCCATTAAATCAAATTGCAGATATAGAATTTCAAACATCACCAACAAATATTAAACATTACAACAAAGACCGCTACACGATCGTTACATCATTTGTGCAGAGTGGATACAACACTGCAAAAGTTACAGACGTTATTCTCCAAAAGCTTGGTGCCATGCAGTTTCCAAAAGATACGCATTATGTTGCGGCAGGAGACATAGAAGCAAGCCAGGAAAGCTTTGGCGGACTTGGAACCATTATTCTCATCACCATCTTTGGTTTGCTTGGCATATTGATTTTAGAATTCAAAACATTTAAAGGCACACTCATTGTTTTATCTGTAATACCGCTCGGCATCATTGGTGCAGTTGCTGCATTACTAATTTCGGGAAATACTTTTTCATTTGTTGCAGTCATCGGTCTCATCGCACTCATCGGTATTGAAGTAAAAAATTCCATCCTGCTTGTTGATTATACAGATCAATTGCGCAGAAACGGCAAGAGCATCAACGAATCAATTGAAGAAGCCGGAGAAACACGTTTCATACCGATCATCCTTACAACATTAACAGCCATCGGCGGTTTAATACCTTTGGTGCTTGAACACAATCCATTATATTCGCCACTTGCATTAGTGATCATTGGGGGATTAATTAGTTCAACATTATTAACAAGAGTTGTTACGCCAGTGTTGTATAAACTCTTAGCGCCAAAAGTTATTCATGATGAAACCAAAGAGAAGAAAATAATTGTGAGTCC
- a CDS encoding efflux RND transporter periplasmic adaptor subunit: MNEGELASTGSPVLMMNGTSNNDWVVRFGVSDKDWANLRKGDVATVSLDAYPDETFKGIINKMAEAADPQSGTYEIEVKVLPGDKKFAAGFFANIQLNSTAVQKVTMIPIEALAEADAKTGYVYVLNADQKTVTKKKVQIAFIDNDKVAVKNGLENIAAVITDGTSYLTENAVVKRAPNP; the protein is encoded by the coding sequence ATGAATGAAGGAGAGCTTGCATCAACAGGTTCGCCAGTGTTGATGATGAACGGCACATCAAACAATGATTGGGTTGTACGTTTTGGTGTGAGCGATAAAGATTGGGCGAACCTCCGGAAAGGAGATGTAGCAACAGTTTCACTCGATGCATATCCTGATGAAACATTCAAAGGCATCATTAACAAAATGGCTGAAGCAGCAGATCCGCAGAGTGGCACTTATGAAATTGAAGTAAAAGTTTTACCTGGCGATAAAAAGTTTGCGGCTGGGTTTTTTGCAAACATTCAACTCAACAGCACCGCGGTCCAAAAGGTTACCATGATTCCTATCGAAGCACTTGCAGAGGCAGATGCAAAGACAGGTTATGTATATGTGCTCAATGCAGATCAAAAAACGGTAACAAAGAAAAAAGTGCAGATCGCTTTTATTGATAATGACAAAGTGGCTGTAAAAAATGGTCTTGAAAATATTGCTGCGGTCATAACAGATGGCACAAGTTATCTCACAGAAAATGCAGTAGTAAAAAGAGCCCCCAACCCCTAA
- a CDS encoding efflux RND transporter periplasmic adaptor subunit: MNKLLSIPLALLIAASALFLASCSENKAQTKLAEDAVVVRTQPVTFTDYASKLEYSGSLASTSETKLSFKIGGIISKIYVKEGDHVSKGQLLATLDLTEINAQVQQASQATEKAIRDENRIKNLFADTAATLEQLQNVQTQLNVANESLRIAKFNQQYAQIRATEDGTIIKKS, encoded by the coding sequence ATGAATAAGCTATTATCAATTCCACTTGCATTACTTATTGCTGCATCTGCATTATTCCTTGCATCATGCAGCGAAAACAAAGCCCAAACAAAACTTGCTGAAGATGCAGTTGTTGTAAGAACTCAACCGGTAACATTCACTGATTATGCATCAAAGCTTGAATACTCTGGCTCACTTGCATCAACAAGTGAAACAAAACTTTCTTTCAAGATCGGTGGTATTATTTCAAAGATCTATGTAAAAGAAGGAGATCATGTAAGCAAAGGCCAATTGCTTGCTACGCTTGATCTGACCGAGATCAACGCACAAGTGCAACAAGCAAGCCAGGCAACTGAAAAAGCAATACGTGATGAGAACCGCATTAAAAATTTATTTGCAGATACTGCTGCAACATTAGAACAATTGCAAAATGTGCAAACGCAATTGAATGTTGCGAATGAAAGTTTACGCATTGCAAAATTCAACCAGCAGTATGCACAAATAAGAGCAACTGAAGATGGAACAATCATCAAAAAATCATGA